A single region of the Neomonachus schauinslandi chromosome 3, ASM220157v2, whole genome shotgun sequence genome encodes:
- the DLEU7 gene encoding leukemia-associated protein 7 yields the protein MASPAPLVASISHQMVALQTLQLLQQEWGWGDGPGDPGIPRDPDHVSAAPARRTGPRRARPGPGREEGGGRRGARSGGSGARASSPEVEVVRGAEGGAELLPFPRGRGPCTLAQMAMRSALARVVDSTSELVSVEQTLLGPLQQERSFPIHLKDSVEFRNICSHLALQIQGQQFDRDLNAAHQCLKTIVKKLIQSLANLPSDAHVVACASLRQILQNLPDI from the exons ATGGCTAGCCCTGCGCCCTTAGTGGCCTCCATCAGCCACCAAATGGTGGCTCTGCAGACTCTGCAGCTGCTGCAgcaggagtggggctggggggacGGTCCGGGCGACCCGGGGATCCCGCGCGATCCAGACCACGTGTCCGCTGCCCCAGCGCGTCGCACAGGCCCGCGGAGGGCCCGGCCGGGGCCCGGGCGCGAAGAGGGGGGAGGGCGGCGGGGGGCCAGGAGTGGCGGGTCTGGGGCGCGGGCAAGCTCCCCAGAAGTAGAAGTGGTTCGAGGCGCCGAAGGGGGCGCGGAGCTGCTGCCCTTCCCCAGGGGTCGGGGGCCCTGCACCCTGGCCCAGATGGCGATGCGCAGCGCGCTGGCCCGCGTGGTGGACTCGACCTCGGAGCTGGTCAGCGTGGAGCAGACGCTGCTGGGCCCCCTCCAGCAGGAGCGGTCCTTCCCCATCCATCTGAAG GATAGTGTTGAGTTTAGAAACATCTGCAGTCATTTGGCTCTACAAATTCAAGGACAACAGTTTGACAGAGATTTGAATGCTGCCCACCAGTGTTTGAAGACAATAGTCAAGAAGCTGATTCAGTCACTTGCTAATCTTCCTTCAGATGCCCACGTGGTAGCCTGTGCTTCTTTGAGACAGATCTTACAGAATCTCCCAGACATATGA